ACGGCGTGAAGGTCGTCGGGAAGGCCGCGAACGGAGAAGAAGCGCTCCGCATGCTGGGCGCGATGGAGCCCGATCTCATCACGCTCGACCTCGAGATGCCGAAGATGGACGGCTTCAGCTTCCTGCGCTTCGTCATGGCGCGCCGGCCGACGCCCGTCATCGTCGTCTCGAGCCACTCGGCCAAGCAGAACGTCTTCCGGGCGCTCGAGCTCGGCGCGCTCGACTTCGTGGCCAAGCCCGCCGCCGCGCCAGGCGAGCGCCTCAACGTCATCCGCGAGGAGCTCATCCAGAAGGTGATGATGGTGCGGCAGCTGCAGCCTGCGCGCATCGGGCGCGACGCCGCGCGCTCCACCGTCAGCTCCATCCTCCGCACGGTGCCCAAGGCGGACGAGCGCCCGCTTCCGTCCCAGGACGCGCCCCGGCACCTGCTGGTGATCGCGTCGTCGACCGGCGGCCCGTCCGCGCTCGTCGACATGTTCGCGAGCTTCGACTCCGACCTGCCCGTGGCCGTGCTCGTCGTGCAGCACATGCCCGTCCGCTTCACCCGCACCTTCGCCGAGCGGCTCGACCGGCTCGGAGGGCTCCGCGTCACCGAGGCGGTCGACGGGGATCGCCTGCGCGCGGGCCGCTCGCTCGTCTGCCCGGGCGGTCGCTGCATCGAGGTGGCTCGCGTGCGAGATGGCTTCGCCGTGCGCGTGGTCCCGCCCGACCCCGACGACCGCTACGTGCCCTCGGCCGACCGCGCGCTCACCTCCGCGGCGCGCATCGCCGGCAAGCGCGTCACCGCCGTGGTGATGACCGGCATGGGCGACGACGGGTCCAAGGGCGTCGTCGACGTCAAGCGCGAGCACGGCCGCGTCATCGTGCAGGACCCCGAGGACGCCATCATCGACGGCATGCCCAAGTGCGCCCTCAAGACGGGCGTGGTGGACGAGTCGCTCCCCCTGAAAGTGCTCGGGAATCGCCTCGCCCGGCTCTTCGCCGACTCGTGAGAAATCTGTCGGCGCGGCGCGCCGACCATGTATCATCTGCCGCGTCGGGATAGGCATGTCGGACGAGGAATCGGAGAAGCAGCGCGGGCAGCGGACGAGCGACGTCCCGGTGGATCTCACCCGGGAGCGCGAGACGTTCGTGCGTCAGTTCTTGCGCAAGGGCGTCGAGCTGACCGAGACCGTGCTCGAGGAGAACAAGACCCTCCACGACAAGCTCAACGCCGCGCAGCGCGAGATCGCGATGCTCCGCGCGCAGGTCGCGAGCGACGACGCCATCCGAGACCTGATCAAGAAGATCGACTCCCTCGAGTCCGAGCGGAACAAGCTCCTCGAGAAGTCCACCGAGCTCGAAGAGACCACGCGCCAGAAAGAGACGCGCAACGTCGAGGTGGAGCAGGAGCTGCACGATCTGGCGAACCTCTACATCGCGAGCTCCCACCTCCACTCCACGCTCTCGGTGCGTGGGGTCGTCAAGCACCTGAAGGAGCTGCTCCAGCAGCTCGTCGGGGCCGACATCTACGCCATCTACCTGATGGACGGCGACGGCGAGGTGGCCCACCCGCTCGCGTGTGATGGCATCGAGCTGTCCGCGCTCTCCCCCGTCACCAAGGGCGAGGGCATGGTCGGCGAGGTGCTGATGACCGGCATCGCGAAGGTCAGCGAGCGCTGGGAGAAGGGCGGCACCCTCGAGGCGCCGCTCGCCGCCGTCCCGATCATGGTCCGCGACCAGGCGGTCGGCGCCATCGCGGTGGCCACCGTCTTCGAACAGAAAGAGCAGTGGGCGGCGGTCGACCACGAGCTGTTCAAGCTGCTCGGCAGCCACGCCGCGACCGCGCTCATCGCGGCCAATCTCTTCGCCGACGCCGAGGGCGCGCTCGTCGCGCTCTCGGGGGTGGCCGGACACCTGTCCAAACCTTCAACTTCTCCTTCCTGA
The window above is part of the Sandaracinaceae bacterium genome. Proteins encoded here:
- a CDS encoding GAF domain-containing protein; protein product: MSDEESEKQRGQRTSDVPVDLTRERETFVRQFLRKGVELTETVLEENKTLHDKLNAAQREIAMLRAQVASDDAIRDLIKKIDSLESERNKLLEKSTELEETTRQKETRNVEVEQELHDLANLYIASSHLHSTLSVRGVVKHLKELLQQLVGADIYAIYLMDGDGEVAHPLACDGIELSALSPVTKGEGMVGEVLMTGIAKVSERWEKGGTLEAPLAAVPIMVRDQAVGAIAVATVFEQKEQWAAVDHELFKLLGSHAATALIAANLFADAEGALVALSGVAGHLSKPSTSPS
- the cheB gene encoding chemotaxis-specific protein-glutamate methyltransferase CheB — protein: MRELRVLVVDDSAFNRKLIGEILETIDGVKVVGKAANGEEALRMLGAMEPDLITLDLEMPKMDGFSFLRFVMARRPTPVIVVSSHSAKQNVFRALELGALDFVAKPAAAPGERLNVIREELIQKVMMVRQLQPARIGRDAARSTVSSILRTVPKADERPLPSQDAPRHLLVIASSTGGPSALVDMFASFDSDLPVAVLVVQHMPVRFTRTFAERLDRLGGLRVTEAVDGDRLRAGRSLVCPGGRCIEVARVRDGFAVRVVPPDPDDRYVPSADRALTSAARIAGKRVTAVVMTGMGDDGSKGVVDVKREHGRVIVQDPEDAIIDGMPKCALKTGVVDESLPLKVLGNRLARLFADS